A genomic window from Aquitalea aquatilis includes:
- a CDS encoding MFS transporter encodes MASLACFIFPMNDASASLRHCRPFWQFWSARVLLTAGFQILTVAIGWQVYALTGSAFDLGLVGLLQFLPRVLLVLVTGVVSDRFDRRRVVAISLFIQSLAALTLLLGNLGAGWQVSRELIFALSVVVGCCRAFDMPAMQSLLPNIVPASLLGQAIAMAASANEAATIIAPALGGFLYAVGAELTYGLSAACFLACLVLVSLLPSSRVLPTGQRVSLDSLLMGVRFIRSRPDILGAISLDLFAVLLGGATALLPVFARDILLTGPWGLGLLRSAPAAGALLMSVWLMRHPIRRRSGHIMFAAVAVFGLATILFGLSRSFPLSLLALMLLGSADVISVVIRGTLVQLETPDDMRGRVNSVNSLFIGASNQLGEFESGVTAAWLGTVPAVVLGGAGTLLVVVLWMRWFPQLAGRDQLVSSS; translated from the coding sequence ATGGCCAGTCTGGCCTGCTTTATCTTCCCGATGAACGACGCTTCTGCATCCCTGCGGCATTGCCGCCCTTTCTGGCAGTTCTGGTCGGCCCGTGTGTTGCTGACTGCCGGTTTTCAAATCCTCACTGTGGCCATTGGCTGGCAGGTGTATGCCCTGACCGGCAGTGCGTTCGACCTGGGGCTGGTCGGACTATTGCAATTTCTGCCACGGGTGCTGCTGGTGCTGGTCACCGGGGTGGTGTCGGACCGTTTTGATCGTCGCCGGGTGGTGGCCATCAGCCTGTTCATCCAGTCGCTGGCTGCCCTGACACTGCTGCTGGGTAATCTGGGCGCGGGCTGGCAGGTCAGCCGCGAGCTGATCTTTGCCCTGTCGGTGGTGGTGGGCTGCTGCCGCGCCTTCGACATGCCGGCCATGCAGTCGCTGTTGCCCAATATCGTGCCTGCCAGCCTGCTGGGGCAGGCCATTGCCATGGCGGCCTCGGCCAATGAGGCTGCCACCATCATCGCGCCGGCATTGGGCGGTTTCCTGTATGCCGTGGGTGCGGAACTGACTTATGGCCTGTCAGCCGCCTGCTTTCTGGCCTGCCTGGTGTTGGTGAGCCTGCTGCCCTCCAGCCGGGTGCTGCCCACTGGCCAGCGTGTGTCGCTGGATTCCTTGCTGATGGGGGTGCGCTTCATCCGCAGCCGGCCGGATATTCTTGGTGCCATTTCGCTGGACCTGTTTGCCGTGCTGCTGGGCGGGGCGACGGCTTTGCTGCCGGTGTTTGCCCGCGACATCCTCCTGACCGGGCCGTGGGGACTGGGTTTGCTGCGCTCGGCTCCGGCTGCCGGGGCGCTGCTGATGTCGGTGTGGCTGATGCGTCATCCGATACGCCGTCGCTCCGGGCATATCATGTTTGCCGCAGTCGCCGTGTTTGGCCTGGCCACCATCCTGTTCGGTCTGTCGCGCTCTTTCCCGCTGTCCTTGCTGGCGCTGATGCTGCTGGGTTCGGCTGATGTCATCAGCGTGGTGATTCGCGGCACGCTGGTGCAGCTGGAAACACCGGATGACATGCGTGGCCGGGTCAATTCGGTGAACTCGCTGTTCATTGGTGCCTCCAACCAGCTTGGCGAGTTCGAGTCTGGCGTCACGGCGGCCTGGCTGGGAACCGTGCCGGCCGTGGTTCTGGGCGGGGCGGGTACCTTGCTGGTGGTGGTGCTGTGGATGCGCTGGTTTCCGCAACTGGCCGGCCGTGACCAGCTGGTATCCAGTTCGTGA
- a CDS encoding YdcH family protein — translation MFPEFRDLISKLKTEDDHFSRLFNKHNELDQKIKNIEAAIEKGSSQEVEVLKKEKLKLKDELYVILKKAEA, via the coding sequence ATGTTCCCAGAATTCCGTGATCTGATCAGTAAACTGAAAACCGAAGACGACCACTTCAGCCGCCTGTTCAACAAGCACAATGAACTGGACCAGAAGATCAAGAATATCGAGGCCGCCATCGAGAAGGGCAGTTCGCAGGAGGTGGAAGTGCTGAAGAAGGAAAAACTGAAACTCAAGGATGAACTGTACGTCATCCTCAAAAAAGCCGAAGCCTGA
- a CDS encoding ABC transporter ATP-binding protein, translating to MFSWFEKRVDVYPDTPPVQPPKGFLPFVWSATSGMRPYILCMTLLTSLIGAFEALLFSMLGSIVDWLSHVAPSQLWTQERHHLLLLGGILLASPLLIALQAMFKYQSLFGNFPMRLRWQFHRHLLGQSMSFYQDEFAGRVAAKVMQTALAVRDTVLIITDILVFVVIYFITMVAVVGSFDSSLLLPFIGWLLLYVATLAFFVPRLGKASARQADARSLMTGRVTDAYTNIATVKLFAQGQREAAFTKSAMQEFMQTAYGQMRLVSGFEIANHILSMGLIASTAGATLWLWTQGQVGIGAVAAATAMALRLNGVSHWIMWEMSSLFENIGTVHDGISTLSRPVAIVDQPAAQALQVARGEIRFDNVSFSYGGERTIVDGLNLTIRPGEKIGLVGRSGAGKSTIVNLMLRFYDIEQGRILIDGQDIATVTQDSLRAQIGMVTQDTSLLHRSVRDNLLYGKPDAGDEAMIHAAKQAEAHDFIQALTDPKGRRGYDAHVGERGVKLSGGQRQRVAIARVMLKDAPILLLDEATSALDSEVEAAIQSSLYRLMEGKTVVAIAHRLSTIAAMDRLIVLDKGRVVEEGDHASLLAQGGLYARLWAHQSGGFLGEEVDEAIRPGELDPA from the coding sequence ATGTTTTCCTGGTTTGAAAAGCGGGTAGACGTCTACCCGGATACACCTCCCGTCCAGCCACCCAAGGGCTTCCTGCCCTTTGTCTGGTCCGCCACCAGCGGCATGCGCCCCTACATCCTGTGCATGACCTTGCTGACCTCCCTCATCGGTGCCTTCGAAGCCTTGCTGTTCTCCATGCTGGGCTCCATTGTCGACTGGCTCAGCCATGTGGCGCCGTCGCAACTATGGACCCAGGAGCGTCATCACCTGCTGTTGCTGGGCGGCATCCTGCTGGCCAGTCCGCTGCTGATCGCCCTGCAGGCCATGTTCAAATACCAAAGCCTGTTCGGCAATTTCCCCATGCGCCTGCGCTGGCAGTTTCACCGCCACCTGCTGGGACAGAGCATGAGCTTTTATCAGGATGAATTTGCCGGCCGGGTAGCGGCCAAGGTGATGCAGACCGCGCTGGCCGTACGCGACACGGTGCTGATCATCACCGACATCCTGGTGTTCGTGGTGATCTACTTCATCACCATGGTGGCGGTGGTCGGCAGCTTCGATAGCAGCTTGCTGCTGCCCTTCATCGGCTGGTTGCTGCTGTATGTGGCGACCCTGGCTTTCTTCGTGCCACGGCTGGGCAAGGCCTCGGCCCGCCAGGCCGATGCACGCTCGCTGATGACTGGCCGCGTGACTGATGCCTATACCAATATCGCCACGGTCAAGCTGTTTGCCCAGGGTCAGCGCGAGGCCGCCTTCACCAAAAGTGCGATGCAGGAATTCATGCAGACTGCCTATGGCCAGATGCGCCTGGTCAGCGGCTTTGAAATCGCCAACCACATTCTCAGCATGGGGCTGATCGCCAGCACTGCCGGTGCCACGCTGTGGCTGTGGACCCAGGGCCAGGTCGGTATCGGTGCCGTGGCCGCCGCCACCGCCATGGCCTTGCGGCTCAATGGCGTGTCGCACTGGATCATGTGGGAAATGTCCAGCCTGTTCGAAAATATCGGTACCGTGCACGATGGCATCAGCACCCTGTCGCGGCCGGTCGCCATTGTCGACCAGCCGGCTGCCCAGGCGCTGCAGGTAGCACGTGGCGAGATACGCTTCGACAATGTCAGCTTTTCCTATGGTGGCGAACGCACCATTGTCGACGGGCTGAACCTCACCATTCGTCCCGGCGAAAAAATCGGTCTGGTCGGCCGCAGCGGTGCCGGCAAGTCCACCATCGTCAATCTGATGCTGCGTTTTTACGACATCGAACAGGGCCGCATCCTGATCGACGGCCAGGATATTGCCACGGTGACCCAGGACAGCCTGCGCGCGCAGATCGGCATGGTGACGCAGGACACCTCGCTCTTGCACCGCTCGGTACGCGACAACCTGCTGTACGGCAAGCCAGATGCCGGCGACGAGGCCATGATCCATGCCGCCAAGCAGGCCGAGGCGCATGACTTCATCCAGGCATTGACCGACCCCAAGGGTCGCCGTGGCTACGATGCCCATGTGGGCGAGCGCGGCGTCAAGCTGTCCGGTGGCCAGCGTCAGCGCGTGGCCATTGCCCGGGTGATGCTGAAAGATGCCCCCATCCTGCTGCTGGACGAAGCCACCAGCGCGCTGGATTCGGAAGTGGAAGCCGCCATCCAGAGCAGCCTGTACCGGCTGATGGAGGGCAAGACTGTGGTGGCCATCGCCCACCGCCTGTCCACCATCGCCGCCATGGACCGGCTGATCGTGCTGGACAAGGGACGGGTGGTGGAAGAAGGCGACCATGCCAGCCTGCTGGCTCAAGGCGGCCTGTATGCCCGGCTGTGGGCGCACCAGAGCGGCGGCTTTCTGGGAGAAGAAGTCGACGAGGCCATCCGCCCAGGAGAACTGGACCCGGCCTGA
- a CDS encoding GGDEF domain-containing protein — MKYLYAGDADFQHQSFLELRPIAVWTQLLGELSWLASLLLSHPHQQVDAANTVLVCLIMLAGTLLSLNAGHRHTLLLGMLLNLCGLALGFRLNMLFVADTSLWATSIAVCISLTMAPVFHSSYCFVLASGCVWGILLQGTLDDRRLWQQDTLIALLTIVTLASGLMLNILFRRLRLRGYHLRRDLEALAFQDALTGIDNRRSLLEKLQAWYPAQHGHFLMVDIDDFKSVNDDFGHEAGDQVLQQVARQLSGHPDVALCGRLGGEEFGLFTRLQDSQRVSELASQLIHRVNSCSVEQRRLSISIGIVLMDGRIGLSAALRQADAALYQAKHRGKNGFVLALSCGHPAPPHTLAQAG; from the coding sequence ATGAAGTACCTTTATGCTGGCGATGCAGATTTCCAGCATCAATCCTTTCTCGAGCTGCGCCCCATCGCGGTATGGACACAGCTGCTGGGGGAGCTGTCCTGGCTGGCTTCCCTGCTGCTCAGCCACCCGCACCAGCAGGTCGACGCCGCCAACACGGTGCTGGTCTGCCTGATCATGCTGGCCGGCACCTTGCTATCGCTGAATGCCGGCCACCGCCACACCCTGCTACTGGGCATGCTGCTGAATCTGTGTGGCCTGGCGCTGGGCTTTCGCCTGAACATGCTGTTTGTCGCCGATACCAGCCTGTGGGCCACCTCGATTGCCGTGTGCATCAGCCTGACCATGGCTCCGGTTTTCCACAGCTCGTATTGCTTCGTGCTGGCCAGTGGCTGCGTGTGGGGCATCCTGCTGCAAGGTACGCTGGATGACCGACGCTTATGGCAACAGGATACGCTGATCGCTCTGCTGACCATCGTGACACTGGCCTCCGGCCTGATGCTCAACATCCTGTTTCGCCGCCTGCGGCTACGTGGCTACCATCTGCGTCGAGATCTGGAAGCGCTAGCCTTTCAGGACGCCCTCACCGGTATCGACAACCGCCGCAGCCTGCTGGAAAAGCTGCAGGCCTGGTATCCGGCCCAGCACGGCCATTTCCTGATGGTCGATATCGACGACTTCAAAAGCGTCAATGACGACTTCGGCCATGAAGCGGGCGATCAGGTGCTGCAACAAGTGGCGCGGCAGCTGAGCGGGCATCCCGACGTGGCCTTGTGCGGGCGGCTGGGCGGTGAGGAGTTCGGCCTGTTCACCCGGCTGCAGGACAGCCAGCGCGTCAGCGAACTGGCGAGCCAGCTGATACACCGGGTGAATAGCTGCAGCGTGGAGCAGCGACGGCTGTCCATCAGCATCGGCATCGTGCTGATGGATGGCCGCATCGGCCTGAGTGCCGCCCTGCGCCAGGCCGATGCGGCGCTGTACCAGGCCAAGCACCGCGGCAAGAACGGCTTTGTGCTGGCCCTGTCCTGCGGCCATCCGGCACCGCCGCACACACTGGCGCAGGCGGGCTAG
- a CDS encoding substrate-binding periplasmic protein: MVRLNKTWLALLTGAALAQVAAAGGVLKIGVSDSDAPPIVVLTPDNQALAGGLTKELGDALAGELGLKAQYVVIARKRVENTIEAGKVNIVCNANPEWYGNAARLGWTREFYPQVERALSLKDMPDLHQADEMVGKRIGTIRGYSYPTLEHLWAVGRTTRVDEPRLELLVKSLQKKLTDVAISSELELAWWAKTNPQEARAFKQHPMTVTYMPTMCAVAPNSPISTDKLNQGIEAMRRSGKLKAILKSYEWQTQ, translated from the coding sequence ATGGTTCGTTTGAATAAGACCTGGCTGGCGCTGTTGACGGGAGCAGCACTGGCGCAAGTGGCCGCAGCGGGCGGCGTACTGAAAATCGGGGTGTCGGATTCGGACGCACCGCCCATCGTGGTGCTGACGCCGGACAACCAGGCGCTGGCCGGTGGCCTGACCAAGGAACTGGGCGATGCACTGGCCGGCGAGCTGGGACTGAAAGCGCAGTATGTGGTGATCGCCCGCAAGCGGGTGGAAAACACCATTGAAGCCGGCAAGGTCAATATCGTGTGCAATGCCAATCCGGAATGGTATGGCAATGCCGCACGCCTGGGCTGGACGCGCGAATTTTATCCACAGGTGGAGCGGGCACTATCGCTCAAAGACATGCCAGACCTGCACCAGGCCGATGAAATGGTCGGCAAGCGCATCGGCACCATTCGCGGCTACAGCTATCCGACACTGGAACATCTGTGGGCGGTGGGCCGCACCACCCGCGTGGATGAGCCACGGCTGGAGCTGCTGGTGAAATCGCTGCAGAAGAAACTGACCGATGTCGCCATCTCCTCGGAACTGGAGCTGGCGTGGTGGGCCAAGACCAATCCGCAGGAAGCCCGCGCCTTCAAACAGCACCCGATGACGGTGACCTATATGCCCACCATGTGCGCGGTGGCACCCAATTCGCCGATCAGTACCGACAAGCTGAACCAGGGTATTGAAGCCATGCGCCGCAGCGGCAAGCTGAAGGCCATTCTCAAATCCTACGAATGGCAGACGCAATAA
- a CDS encoding class I SAM-dependent rRNA methyltransferase yields the protein MSNSLSALLQAAADRRSDLVSRLIAEDTNTYRLFHGSVEGVAGLTVDRYGDLLLVQSFHQSLEDAELDEIRSFYAGLLPELQLVYNDRSGKNSRINNTLSLPEQAVAEENRVAHEMGIRYHIRGRHSGQDPWLFLDLRAGRRRVMQLAEGKSVLNLFAYTCGVGLAAAKGGAQFVLNVDFAESSLAVGRANAKLNSLATRPRCVQSDAFAALRQLSGIGQPKMVRGKKMPPFPALEARQFDLVFLDPPRYAKSPFGVVDLINDYQALFKPALLCTAEGGMLICCNNVAQVDGNAWLESLKRSAEKAGRTVHEVEWITPEQDFPSADGQHPLKIVLLHV from the coding sequence ATGTCCAACTCCCTGAGCGCCCTGCTGCAAGCAGCAGCCGACCGCCGCAGTGATCTTGTTAGCCGCCTGATCGCCGAAGATACCAATACTTACCGCCTGTTCCACGGCAGCGTGGAAGGCGTGGCCGGCCTGACGGTAGACCGCTACGGCGACCTGCTGCTGGTGCAAAGCTTCCACCAAAGCCTGGAAGATGCCGAGCTGGACGAAATCCGCAGCTTCTACGCCGGCCTCCTGCCGGAATTGCAGCTGGTCTACAACGACCGCAGCGGCAAGAATTCCCGCATCAACAACACCCTGAGCCTGCCCGAGCAAGCGGTAGCGGAAGAAAACCGTGTGGCCCATGAGATGGGCATCCGCTACCACATCCGTGGTCGCCACAGCGGCCAGGACCCGTGGCTGTTCCTCGACCTGCGCGCCGGCCGCCGCCGCGTGATGCAGCTGGCCGAAGGCAAGAGCGTGCTCAATCTGTTTGCCTACACCTGCGGTGTCGGCCTGGCAGCGGCCAAGGGCGGCGCGCAATTTGTGCTGAACGTGGATTTTGCCGAATCCAGCCTGGCCGTCGGCCGTGCCAATGCCAAGCTGAACAGCCTGGCCACCCGCCCGCGCTGCGTGCAGAGCGATGCCTTTGCCGCCTTGCGCCAGCTGTCCGGCATCGGCCAGCCCAAGATGGTGCGTGGCAAGAAAATGCCTCCCTTCCCGGCTCTGGAAGCCCGCCAGTTCGATCTGGTCTTCCTTGACCCGCCGCGCTACGCCAAGAGCCCCTTCGGCGTGGTCGACCTGATCAACGACTACCAGGCCCTGTTCAAGCCGGCCCTGCTGTGCACCGCCGAAGGTGGCATGCTGATCTGCTGCAATAATGTGGCCCAGGTTGATGGCAATGCCTGGCTGGAGTCGCTCAAGCGCAGCGCAGAAAAAGCCGGCCGTACCGTGCACGAAGTGGAATGGATTACCCCGGAGCAGGATTTCCCCAGCGCCGATGGCCAGCATCCGCTGAAGATCGTGCTGCTGCACGTCTGA
- a CDS encoding YqiA/YcfP family alpha/beta fold hydrolase, whose protein sequence is MHIIYLHGFNSSPQSLKAQETAAWLAQHAPTVTLHCPKLSPHPATAMRRAEELLLSLPADSWLIGSSLGGYYAGWLAEKHGRKAALINPAITPYIDLQRYLGAQRNPYTGEEYVLDDADMQALLAMRLPAPAAGQYWLWLGSADEVLDWQDAARYYRGHRQTIFNGDDHRLKRWLECLPPLLGWAASAG, encoded by the coding sequence ATGCATATCATTTATCTGCACGGTTTCAACTCCAGCCCGCAATCGCTGAAAGCACAGGAAACAGCAGCCTGGCTGGCCCAGCATGCACCCACCGTCACCTTGCACTGCCCGAAGCTGTCGCCTCATCCGGCCACGGCCATGCGGCGGGCGGAAGAATTATTGCTGTCACTGCCCGCCGACAGCTGGCTGATCGGCAGTTCACTGGGCGGCTATTACGCCGGTTGGCTGGCAGAAAAACATGGCCGCAAGGCCGCGCTGATCAATCCGGCCATCACGCCATATATCGATCTGCAGCGCTATCTGGGTGCGCAGCGCAACCCCTACACCGGGGAAGAGTACGTATTGGATGATGCCGACATGCAGGCCTTGCTGGCCATGCGTCTGCCAGCACCGGCGGCCGGCCAATACTGGCTATGGCTGGGCAGTGCGGACGAGGTGCTGGACTGGCAGGACGCAGCGCGCTATTACCGTGGCCACCGGCAAACCATTTTCAATGGCGACGACCACCGTCTCAAGCGCTGGCTTGAGTGTCTGCCGCCCCTGCTGGGCTGGGCAGCTTCTGCTGGCTGA
- the metH gene encoding methionine synthase encodes MTKNTTHPVFSQLSQRILILDGGMGTMIQRHDLQEADYRGERFAYWPCDVKGNNDLLVLSRPDVIGGIHQAYLDAGADIIETNTFNATSIAMADYQMESLVWEINHAAARLVKELCVAQTAKNPARPRFCAGVLGPTNRTASISPDVNDPGYRNVSFDELVSSYTEAIDGLVAGGADFLLVETIFDTLNAKAAVFAIHQYFDDHPDKTRLPIMVSGTITDQSGRTLTGQTTEAFYNSLSHANAMSYGLNCALGPDLLRPYVEEMSRVSASYVSVHANAGLPNAFGGYDLEPAAMGEFVREWAESGLINIVGGCCGTTPDHIAAIAHAVDGIAPRALPDIEKKCRLSGLEPFNIGDKDLFVNVGERTNVTGSRAFAKLILNGDYATALDVARQQVENGAQVIDINMDEGMLDALAAMDRFLKLIAAEPDIARVPIMIDSSKWEVIEAGLKCIQGKGIVNSISMKEGVDKFKEQARLLRRYGAAVIVMAFDDKGQADTYARKVEICEKSYRILVDEVGFPPEDIIFDPNIFAVATGIEEHARYGLDFIEATGWIKQNLPHAKISGGVSNVSFSFRGNNKVREAIHAVFLYHAIQRGMTMGIVNAGALEVYDEVDKALRERIEDVVLMRTPADGGDATEHLIALAERFKGEAVGEKKVEDLAWRDWPVEKRLEHALVKGMTTFIVEDTEEVRLKCARPIHVIEGPLMDGMNVVGDLFGAGKMFLPQVVKSARVMKAAVAHLEPFIEEEKIRMGLADAPAKGVIIMATVKGDVHDIGKNIVGVVLRCNNYKVIDLGVMVPCQTILDAAREHKADIIGLSGLITPSLEEMSHVAKEMQRQGFDIPLLIGGATTSKVHTAVKIAPHYQHPVIYVPDASRAVGVCSNLLSDTLRDGFVAEVAAEYQRAREGHANKANRKVVSLEQARANKQKTDWASYVPPQPQWLGVRRFENYPLADIAAVIDWTPFFQSWELAGRFPRILDDEIVGESARSLYADAQVMLQQIIEENWLSASAVIGLFPAASVNDDDIDIRSVDGHSSQMSWVGLRQQLPKMDGKPNWALADYIAPADSGVQDYIGAFAVTAGIGIEPHVARFEAANDDYSAILLKALADRLAEAFAELMHQRVRREFWGYAADETLSNEQLIDEEYRGIRPAPGYPACPDHTVKKALFALLDAPGIGMTLTEGYAMLPTAAVSGFYFSHPEARYFGVGKVEKDQVQSYAQRRGVSLEQAERDLAPNLGYDA; translated from the coding sequence ATGACCAAAAACACCACCCACCCGGTATTTTCCCAGCTGTCGCAGCGCATCCTGATCCTGGATGGCGGCATGGGCACCATGATCCAGCGCCATGATCTGCAGGAAGCTGACTACCGTGGCGAGCGGTTCGCCTACTGGCCCTGTGACGTAAAAGGCAACAACGACCTGCTGGTGCTGAGCCGGCCCGATGTGATCGGCGGCATTCACCAAGCCTATCTGGATGCCGGGGCCGACATCATTGAAACCAACACCTTCAATGCCACCTCGATTGCCATGGCCGACTACCAGATGGAAAGCCTGGTGTGGGAAATCAACCACGCCGCCGCCCGGCTGGTCAAAGAGCTGTGCGTGGCGCAAACGGCAAAGAATCCGGCGCGGCCGCGTTTCTGTGCCGGCGTGCTGGGACCCACCAACCGCACCGCCAGCATCAGCCCGGATGTGAACGACCCCGGTTATCGCAATGTCAGCTTCGACGAGCTGGTGAGCAGCTACACCGAGGCGATTGACGGCCTGGTGGCCGGCGGCGCGGATTTCCTGCTGGTGGAAACCATCTTCGACACCCTGAACGCCAAGGCGGCGGTGTTTGCCATCCATCAGTATTTTGACGATCACCCCGACAAGACCCGGCTGCCCATCATGGTGTCCGGCACCATTACCGACCAGTCCGGCCGCACCCTGACTGGCCAGACGACCGAGGCCTTCTACAACAGCCTGTCGCATGCCAACGCCATGTCGTATGGCCTGAACTGTGCACTGGGCCCAGACCTCTTGCGCCCCTATGTGGAAGAAATGTCGCGGGTATCCGCCAGCTATGTGTCGGTGCATGCCAACGCCGGCCTGCCCAATGCCTTTGGCGGTTACGATCTGGAACCGGCCGCCATGGGCGAATTCGTGCGTGAATGGGCCGAGTCCGGCCTGATCAATATCGTTGGCGGCTGTTGCGGCACCACGCCGGACCATATCGCCGCCATTGCCCATGCGGTGGACGGCATCGCCCCGCGCGCGCTGCCGGATATCGAGAAAAAGTGCCGCCTGTCCGGCCTGGAGCCGTTCAACATCGGCGACAAGGACCTGTTCGTCAATGTGGGCGAACGCACCAATGTCACCGGCAGCCGCGCCTTTGCCAAGCTGATCCTGAATGGCGACTACGCCACCGCGCTGGATGTGGCACGGCAGCAGGTGGAGAACGGCGCTCAGGTCATCGACATCAATATGGACGAGGGCATGCTGGACGCGCTGGCGGCCATGGATCGCTTCCTCAAGCTGATCGCCGCCGAGCCGGACATCGCCCGTGTGCCTATCATGATCGACTCCTCCAAGTGGGAGGTGATTGAAGCCGGCCTCAAGTGCATCCAGGGCAAGGGCATCGTCAACTCCATCTCCATGAAGGAAGGGGTGGACAAGTTCAAGGAACAGGCACGCCTGTTGCGCCGTTATGGCGCGGCGGTGATCGTGATGGCTTTTGATGACAAGGGCCAGGCCGACACTTACGCCCGCAAGGTGGAAATCTGCGAAAAGAGCTACCGCATCCTGGTGGACGAAGTGGGCTTCCCGCCGGAAGACATCATCTTCGACCCCAATATCTTTGCCGTAGCCACCGGCATTGAAGAACACGCCCGCTACGGCCTCGACTTCATCGAAGCCACCGGCTGGATCAAGCAAAACCTGCCGCACGCCAAGATTTCCGGCGGCGTGTCCAATGTGTCCTTCTCCTTCCGTGGCAACAACAAGGTACGCGAAGCCATCCACGCGGTATTCCTCTACCACGCCATCCAGCGCGGCATGACCATGGGCATCGTCAACGCCGGTGCGCTGGAAGTGTATGACGAGGTGGACAAGGCGCTGCGCGAGCGCATTGAAGACGTGGTGCTGATGCGCACTCCGGCTGATGGCGGCGATGCCACCGAACACCTGATTGCGCTGGCGGAACGCTTCAAGGGCGAGGCGGTAGGCGAGAAAAAGGTGGAAGACCTGGCCTGGCGCGACTGGCCGGTGGAGAAGCGGCTGGAGCATGCGCTGGTCAAGGGCATGACCACCTTTATCGTGGAAGATACCGAGGAAGTCCGCCTCAAGTGCGCGCGCCCCATTCATGTGATTGAAGGTCCGCTGATGGACGGCATGAACGTGGTGGGCGACCTGTTTGGTGCCGGCAAGATGTTCCTGCCGCAGGTGGTGAAATCGGCCCGCGTGATGAAGGCTGCCGTGGCGCATCTGGAGCCTTTCATCGAGGAAGAAAAGATCCGCATGGGTCTGGCCGATGCGCCGGCCAAGGGCGTCATCATCATGGCCACGGTCAAGGGCGATGTGCACGATATCGGCAAGAACATCGTCGGCGTGGTGCTGCGCTGTAACAACTACAAGGTGATCGACCTGGGCGTGATGGTGCCCTGCCAGACCATTCTGGATGCAGCCCGCGAACACAAGGCCGACATCATCGGCCTGTCCGGCCTGATCACTCCAAGCTTGGAAGAGATGAGCCATGTGGCCAAGGAAATGCAGCGCCAGGGCTTTGACATTCCCTTGCTGATTGGTGGGGCGACCACTTCCAAAGTGCACACGGCGGTGAAGATTGCGCCGCACTACCAGCATCCGGTGATTTATGTGCCGGATGCCAGCCGTGCGGTGGGTGTGTGCTCCAATCTGCTGTCCGATACCCTGCGCGATGGCTTTGTCGCCGAAGTGGCGGCCGAGTACCAGCGTGCCCGCGAAGGCCATGCCAACAAGGCCAACCGCAAGGTAGTCAGCCTGGAGCAGGCCCGTGCCAACAAGCAAAAAACCGACTGGGCCAGCTATGTGCCGCCCCAGCCGCAGTGGCTGGGCGTGCGCCGTTTCGAAAACTACCCGCTGGCGGATATCGCCGCCGTCATCGACTGGACGCCTTTCTTCCAGAGCTGGGAGCTGGCCGGCCGCTTCCCGCGCATTCTGGACGATGAAATCGTGGGCGAGTCGGCACGCAGCCTGTATGCCGATGCCCAGGTGATGTTGCAGCAGATCATCGAGGAAAACTGGCTGTCTGCCAGTGCCGTTATCGGCCTGTTCCCGGCCGCCAGCGTCAACGATGACGATATCGACATCCGCAGTGTGGATGGCCACAGCAGCCAGATGAGCTGGGTGGGCCTGCGCCAGCAACTGCCGAAAATGGATGGCAAGCCCAACTGGGCGCTGGCCGACTATATCGCCCCGGCCGACAGCGGCGTGCAGGACTATATCGGTGCTTTTGCGGTGACTGCCGGCATCGGCATCGAGCCGCATGTGGCCCGTTTCGAGGCTGCCAACGATGACTACTCGGCCATTCTGCTCAAGGCGCTGGCCGACCGTCTGGCCGAGGCCTTTGCCGAGCTGATGCACCAGCGTGTACGTCGCGAATTCTGGGGCTATGCCGCTGACGAGACGCTGAGCAATGAGCAGCTGATCGACGAGGAATACCGTGGCATCCGTCCGGCTCCGGGCTATCCGGCCTGTCCGGACCATACGGTGAAGAAGGCCCTGTTTGCCTTGCTGGATGCCCCGGGCATCGGCATGACGCTGACCGAAGGCTATGCCATGCTGCCGACGGCGGCCGTCTCCGGCTTTTATTTCAGCCATCCGGAGGCGCGCTACTTCGGCGTGGGCAAGGTGGAAAAGGATCAGGTGCAAAGTTATGCCCAGCGGCGCGGCGTGTCGCTGGAACAGGCCGAGCGTGATCTGGCACCGAATCTGGGCTACGACGCCTGA